One Halobaculum sp. CBA1158 DNA segment encodes these proteins:
- a CDS encoding sugar ABC transporter permease: MSRDAGESGDADGGPSDAGAEAGRGSEGDREVVADGGTAAAGESDGLLDRLDDRVGEDFTESAPFWLPPFLLVGLFVYGAIAWNFVISLTDYEGFVGPDYSDLDFEMYVRAANDSGVIDATVNTFLLVVAFTAVALTVGMGLAILVDRNIRFENTFRTIYLLPMSLSFVVTAQFWLWMYNFNNGVVNIALGVFGIGPISWIGNSSIVLWAVVFALVWQFSGYTMVVYLAGLRAIPTEHYEAARVDGASTLKMYWRVIIPQLKGATISAAIVLMVFALKAFDFLYSLVSGYRPPNGADILATKMVREAYSTNNWAYASAIAIILFLMALSIIGPYLYYEYDNGNL; this comes from the coding sequence GTGAGCCGCGACGCCGGAGAGAGTGGCGACGCCGACGGCGGACCGTCGGACGCCGGGGCGGAGGCCGGCCGCGGCTCCGAGGGGGACCGCGAGGTCGTCGCCGACGGCGGAACGGCCGCCGCGGGCGAGAGCGACGGGCTCCTCGACAGGCTCGACGACCGCGTCGGCGAGGACTTCACCGAGTCCGCACCGTTCTGGCTTCCCCCCTTCCTGTTGGTCGGGCTGTTCGTCTACGGCGCGATCGCGTGGAACTTCGTCATCTCGCTGACCGACTACGAGGGGTTCGTCGGCCCGGACTACTCGGACCTCGACTTCGAGATGTACGTTCGGGCGGCCAACGACTCCGGCGTCATCGACGCGACGGTCAACACGTTCCTGTTGGTCGTCGCGTTCACCGCCGTCGCGCTCACGGTGGGGATGGGACTCGCGATCCTCGTCGACCGGAACATCCGCTTCGAGAACACGTTCCGGACGATCTACCTGCTCCCGATGAGCCTCTCGTTCGTCGTGACGGCGCAGTTCTGGCTGTGGATGTACAACTTCAACAACGGCGTCGTCAACATCGCGCTCGGCGTGTTCGGGATCGGTCCGATCTCCTGGATCGGGAACTCCTCGATCGTCCTGTGGGCGGTGGTGTTCGCGCTCGTGTGGCAGTTCTCCGGGTACACGATGGTCGTGTATCTCGCGGGGCTGCGCGCCATCCCGACCGAACACTACGAGGCCGCCCGCGTCGACGGCGCGTCGACGCTGAAGATGTACTGGCGGGTCATCATTCCACAGCTCAAGGGGGCGACGATCAGCGCGGCCATCGTCCTGATGGTGTTCGCGCTGAAGGCGTTCGACTTCCTCTACTCGCTGGTCAGCGGCTACCGGCCGCCCAACGGGGCGGACATCCTCGCGACCAAGATGGTCCGCGAGGCGTACAGCACGAACAACTGGGCGTACGCGTCGGCGATCGCCATCATCCTGTTCCTGATGGCGCTGTCGATCATCGGCCCGTACCTCTACTACGAGTACGATAACGGGAACCTATGA
- a CDS encoding carbohydrate ABC transporter permease yields MSEAIHDDTAGNATDESDGPESRSDGLLDGIDGYRVALYAALLGLVAFYLTPIESGLVTAFKTNPEGVSSTLPFAPPPPQFFTLEKWQTAISALGRGMVNSALYAVPATIISALLGSFAAYGLTQADWRARYKAPVLALLVAGIFIPYQAVLVPLSQFWGSVPLAELLTPLWLLGVPRDYVGIVELTITHVAYGIPICMVLFRSYYRNVSEEMIEAARLDGATFRRTYRRIIFPISTPMFAVVLIYQFTQIWNDLLFALIIVSTESSPAAPVVLVLAGLGESMEGQDFALRMAGAFVAALPTLIVYIMFGEEFAEGVAT; encoded by the coding sequence ATGAGCGAGGCGATACACGACGACACGGCGGGCAACGCGACCGACGAGAGCGACGGACCCGAGAGCCGATCCGACGGTCTCTTGGACGGGATCGACGGCTACCGCGTGGCGCTGTACGCCGCGCTGCTGGGCCTGGTGGCGTTCTACCTCACGCCGATCGAGTCGGGACTGGTCACGGCGTTCAAGACCAACCCCGAGGGCGTCTCCTCGACGTTGCCGTTCGCGCCGCCGCCGCCGCAGTTCTTCACGCTGGAGAAGTGGCAGACGGCCATCTCGGCGCTCGGCCGCGGCATGGTCAACAGCGCACTATACGCCGTTCCCGCGACGATCATCTCCGCGCTGCTGGGCAGTTTCGCGGCGTACGGGCTGACCCAGGCGGACTGGCGCGCGCGCTACAAGGCACCCGTCCTGGCGCTGTTGGTCGCGGGTATCTTCATCCCGTACCAGGCGGTGCTGGTGCCGCTCTCGCAGTTCTGGGGCTCGGTGCCGCTGGCGGAACTGCTCACGCCCCTGTGGCTGCTCGGCGTCCCCCGCGACTACGTCGGCATCGTCGAGTTGACGATCACCCACGTCGCGTACGGCATCCCGATCTGCATGGTGTTGTTCCGGTCGTACTACCGGAACGTGAGCGAGGAGATGATCGAGGCGGCGCGCCTCGACGGGGCGACGTTCCGTCGGACGTACCGACGGATCATCTTCCCCATCTCGACGCCGATGTTCGCGGTCGTGCTGATCTACCAGTTCACCCAGATCTGGAACGACCTGCTGTTCGCGCTCATCATCGTGTCCACCGAGTCGAGCCCGGCCGCGCCGGTCGTGCTCGTGCTCGCGGGGCTTGGCGAGTCGATGGAGGGGCAGGACTTCGCGCTCCGGATGGCCGGGGCGTTCGTCGCCGCGCTGCCGACGCTCATCGTCTACATCATGTTCGGCGAGGAGTTCGCCGAGGGGGTCGCGACATGA
- the msrA gene encoding peptide-methionine (S)-S-oxide reductase MsrA — protein MSHTETATFGGGCFWCTEAAFKQIEGVRTVTSGYAGGHVENPSYEAVCREETGHAEVTRVEFDPEVVTYADLLGVFFAVHDPTTLNREGPDVGTQYRSIVLYESDEQRETVEGFVDELEAEGAYDDEIVTEIEPLEVFYEAEEYHQDYYEKNPSDSYCTFNAEPKIRKVREKFADLARKHEA, from the coding sequence ATGAGCCACACCGAGACCGCGACGTTCGGCGGCGGGTGCTTCTGGTGCACCGAGGCGGCGTTCAAGCAGATCGAGGGCGTCCGGACCGTGACCTCCGGCTACGCCGGCGGACACGTCGAGAACCCCAGCTACGAGGCCGTGTGCCGCGAGGAGACGGGCCACGCGGAGGTGACGCGCGTCGAGTTCGATCCCGAGGTCGTCACCTACGCGGACCTGCTGGGCGTGTTCTTCGCCGTCCACGACCCGACGACGCTGAACCGAGAGGGCCCGGACGTGGGCACCCAGTACCGCTCGATCGTGTTGTACGAGAGCGACGAGCAGCGCGAGACCGTCGAGGGGTTCGTCGACGAGCTCGAGGCCGAGGGCGCGTACGACGACGAGATCGTCACCGAGATCGAACCCCTGGAGGTCTTCTACGAGGCGGAGGAGTACCACCAGGACTACTACGAGAAGAACCCCTCGGACAGCTACTGCACGTTCAACGCCGAGCCGAAGATCCGCAAGGTCCGCGAGAAGTTCGCCGACCTCGCGCGCAAGCACGAGGCCTGA
- the ugpC gene encoding sn-glycerol-3-phosphate ABC transporter ATP-binding protein UgpC, giving the protein MARLELDDVRKVFTDDDGSDIVAVDDVSVDIEDGEFLVLVGPSGCGKSTTLRMVAGLETVTSGDIRLAGRSIVGQKPQDRDIAMVFQSYALYPHMSTRENMSFGLQESTDMGDDEIDERVENAADLLDIPELLDRKPGELSGGQQQRVALGRAIVRDPEVFLMDEPLSNLDAKLRSQMRTELQRIQEDLGTTTVYVTHDQTEAMTMGDRIAVLDGGELQQAGTPLECYHRPANRFVAGFIGEPSMNFFEATVEGDRLLTDRFEYPLSADAADAVTGADGVSLGIRPEDIEVAVADAADGDHAYETIVDVVEPMGNENAVYLGFGEDRSETFVATVGGMRRIDAGERVVARIPEDAIHLFDATTGDALHNRSLDDAEGVEPRI; this is encoded by the coding sequence ATGGCACGACTCGAACTGGACGACGTACGGAAGGTGTTCACCGACGACGACGGCTCCGACATCGTCGCCGTCGACGACGTATCGGTCGACATCGAGGACGGGGAGTTCCTCGTGCTCGTTGGGCCGTCCGGCTGCGGGAAGTCGACCACCCTGCGGATGGTCGCCGGGCTGGAGACGGTCACCAGCGGCGACATCCGACTGGCCGGTCGCTCGATCGTGGGCCAGAAGCCGCAAGACCGGGACATCGCGATGGTGTTCCAGTCGTACGCGCTGTACCCGCACATGAGCACCCGCGAGAACATGTCCTTCGGGCTGCAGGAGTCCACGGACATGGGCGACGACGAGATCGACGAGCGCGTCGAGAACGCCGCCGACCTGCTCGACATCCCGGAGCTGCTCGACCGCAAGCCCGGCGAGCTGTCGGGCGGCCAGCAGCAGCGCGTCGCGCTCGGGCGCGCCATCGTGCGCGACCCCGAGGTGTTCCTGATGGACGAACCGCTGTCGAACCTCGACGCGAAGCTCCGCTCGCAGATGCGCACGGAACTCCAGCGCATTCAGGAGGACCTGGGTACCACGACCGTGTACGTCACCCACGACCAGACGGAGGCGATGACCATGGGCGACCGGATCGCCGTCCTCGACGGCGGCGAACTCCAGCAGGCGGGGACGCCCCTGGAGTGTTACCACCGGCCGGCCAACCGCTTCGTCGCGGGGTTCATCGGCGAGCCGTCGATGAACTTCTTCGAGGCGACCGTGGAGGGCGACCGCCTCCTCACCGACCGCTTCGAGTACCCGCTGTCGGCCGACGCGGCCGACGCCGTGACGGGTGCCGACGGCGTGTCCCTGGGCATCCGCCCGGAGGACATCGAAGTGGCGGTCGCCGACGCCGCCGACGGCGACCACGCCTACGAGACGATCGTCGACGTGGTCGAGCCGATGGGCAACGAGAACGCGGTCTACCTCGGCTTCGGCGAGGACCGATCGGAGACGTTCGTCGCCACCGTCGGCGGCATGCGCCGCATCGACGCGGGCGAGCGCGTCGTCGCCCGGATCCCCGAGGACGCGATCCACCTGTTCGATGCGACCACCGGCGACGCGCTCCACAACCGCTCGCTGGACGACGCCGAGGGCGTCGAGCCCCGGATCTGA
- a CDS encoding pirin family protein, whose protein sequence is MSGEPPDREDDGSQGVTGVVPGGRVRHGTGVNSTRAFPTESYPHALDPFVLFERFYIDPDQGFPMHPHRGFEIVSYMLDGGMDHEDSLGVAHTAREGDAMRITTGGGIRHSEFPAGDAGCNGLQLWVNLPRDLKEIDADYADADAAALPTTEHDGATVTTVLGEGSPLELHTPVEYRDVRVDDAWTWTVPDGWSGFVFGVAGAGTVDGDPLGVGDVLPLPEARAVELVADDGVDGPDATTPTTPDDDDDPFRVVCVAGRPHGEPIRQRGPYVL, encoded by the coding sequence ATGAGCGGGGAGCCGCCCGACAGGGAGGACGACGGATCTCAGGGAGTGACGGGGGTGGTTCCCGGTGGTCGCGTCCGCCACGGGACGGGCGTGAACTCGACGCGCGCGTTCCCGACGGAGTCGTATCCGCACGCCCTCGACCCGTTCGTCCTGTTCGAGCGCTTCTACATCGATCCAGACCAGGGCTTCCCGATGCACCCGCATCGGGGGTTCGAGATCGTCTCGTACATGCTGGACGGCGGGATGGATCACGAGGACTCGCTGGGGGTCGCACACACCGCCCGCGAGGGCGACGCGATGCGGATCACGACCGGCGGCGGCATCCGACACTCGGAGTTCCCCGCCGGCGACGCCGGCTGCAACGGCCTCCAACTGTGGGTGAACCTCCCGCGCGACCTGAAGGAGATCGACGCCGACTACGCCGACGCCGACGCCGCGGCGCTCCCGACGACTGAACACGACGGCGCGACCGTGACCACCGTCCTCGGCGAGGGCTCCCCGCTGGAGCTACACACCCCCGTGGAGTACCGCGACGTCCGCGTCGACGACGCGTGGACCTGGACGGTGCCCGACGGCTGGTCGGGGTTCGTCTTCGGCGTCGCCGGCGCGGGCACCGTCGACGGCGACCCCCTCGGCGTCGGCGACGTGCTCCCGCTGCCGGAGGCGCGCGCCGTCGAACTCGTCGCCGACGACGGGGTCGATGGCCCGGACGCGACGACCCCCACGACCCCCGACGACGACGACGATCCCTTCCGCGTCGTCTGCGTCGCCGGGCGACCCCACGGCGAGCCGATCCGCCAGCGCGGCCCCTACGTGCTGTGA
- a CDS encoding DNA adenine methylase, with amino-acid sequence MADPVLKWAGGKRQLLEEIYARFPSEFAEYHEPFLGGGAVFFDMEPRGGTVNDTNPRLVNCYRVIRDRPEELADRLAAFDDPESDPDPELAFAAEDWKDRSVDQYFYQQRARFNRRAYADETWPDDERSRIEEAALLVYLNRTCYNGLYRENSDGGFNVPIGRYADPDWVQADRIREASDALARTEIRNEDFEYVLDAAAEGDLVYVDPPYEPMSATADFAEYSAEGFDRDDQERLLRVASELDERGVNVVLSNSGVTFERYREAGFDVTREGATRSINSDETARGEVDEIIATNVPEEERSESPGQASIADF; translated from the coding sequence ATGGCGGATCCCGTGTTGAAGTGGGCCGGCGGCAAGCGCCAACTGCTCGAGGAGATCTACGCCCGCTTCCCCTCGGAGTTCGCGGAGTATCACGAGCCGTTCCTCGGCGGCGGCGCGGTCTTCTTCGACATGGAGCCCCGGGGCGGAACGGTCAACGACACGAATCCGCGGCTCGTCAACTGCTATCGAGTGATTCGCGACCGACCCGAGGAACTCGCCGACCGACTCGCCGCGTTCGACGACCCGGAGAGCGACCCGGATCCGGAGCTCGCGTTCGCCGCCGAGGACTGGAAGGACAGGTCGGTCGACCAGTACTTCTACCAGCAGCGCGCGCGGTTCAACCGACGGGCATACGCCGACGAGACGTGGCCCGACGACGAGCGGTCGCGGATCGAGGAGGCGGCGCTGCTGGTGTACCTGAACCGGACGTGTTACAACGGCCTCTACCGCGAGAACAGCGACGGCGGCTTCAACGTCCCCATCGGACGGTACGCCGACCCGGACTGGGTCCAGGCCGATCGGATCCGCGAGGCGAGCGACGCGCTCGCGCGGACCGAGATCCGAAACGAGGACTTCGAGTACGTCCTCGACGCCGCCGCGGAGGGCGACCTGGTGTACGTCGATCCGCCCTACGAGCCGATGTCCGCGACGGCCGACTTCGCGGAGTACAGCGCCGAGGGGTTCGATCGCGACGATCAGGAACGCCTCCTCCGGGTGGCGTCCGAGTTGGACGAGCGGGGCGTGAACGTCGTCCTCTCGAACAGCGGCGTGACGTTCGAGCGCTACCGCGAGGCCGGGTTCGACGTGACGAGGGAGGGCGCGACGCGCAGCATCAACAGCGACGAGACCGCACGCGGCGAGGTCGACGAGATCATCGCGACGAACGTCCCCGAGGAGGAGCGGTCGGAGTCGCCGGGGCAGGCGTCGATCGCCGACTTCTGA
- a CDS encoding DEAD/DEAH box helicase, whose protein sequence is MDDTVEWLRSRTYYEGQIADSRTVPGREAAVRDVDLEPRLADALADDGIESLYEHQARAVEAVRAGDDVVLATRTASGKSLAYTVPAFERAMDHGGRTLYLAPQNALIADQEETLSDLARGLGFGSRVSVEQYTGRLSKSEKRDVRDRRPTVLLSNPDMLHYGLLPWAYKHWEWFFGSLETVVIDEVHGYRGVFGSHVSLVMRRLNRICERYGADPQFVCCSATIGNPVEHAARATNRPESDFTLVDEDASARGPRRWLLWNPPEYEGQQADRQSGRRRSSHTETKRIFCDLVQEGHQTLVFTRARQTAERYASDSAAELRQRGEHDLASRIEAYQASLTDERRREIESGLHSGAVAGAWSTNALELGVDVGGLDAVILDGYPGTRMSAFQQAGRAGRGSDDALVVMVAGEDQLDQYLMGNPDDLFEGDPERAMVDPENGELLPSHVASAADENWLRPEDGTHFGDSFESVVESLEADGVLERMDTSRGDRWTYDGPGSAQHSMSLRTIDDREVDLMDARSDDVIASLSFSDALRDAHPGAIYHHQGETYEVHDLDLDRDVARLRPTWADYYTRVLTEKDVTVNEDLRARPFDAREDTEIRFADITVTERITGFERRDDSTGETMGAQPLDLPETELRTRALYYTVPSDLEREMRALDGGDGGGKRDEGGGGGDGTDGDSGTDGTEGDDGGGGDGGSDGTGDGEPANRTGFNGGIHAAEHGSISLMPLDLLCDRADIGGVSTPMHPHTGRPTVFIYDGYPGGVGLTRAAYRDADDLLARTARLIAGCDCADGCPACVQSPHCGNANEPLSKPEAVVLLNALGGTDEPVPSRPADE, encoded by the coding sequence GTGGACGACACCGTCGAGTGGCTCCGCTCGCGCACGTATTACGAGGGACAGATCGCCGACAGCCGCACCGTTCCCGGCCGCGAGGCCGCCGTGCGCGACGTGGACCTCGAGCCGCGGCTGGCCGACGCGCTCGCCGACGACGGGATCGAGTCGCTGTACGAGCACCAGGCGCGGGCCGTCGAGGCGGTCCGCGCGGGCGACGACGTGGTGCTCGCGACGCGGACGGCCAGCGGGAAGTCGCTGGCGTACACCGTCCCCGCGTTCGAGCGGGCGATGGACCACGGCGGGCGAACACTCTATCTCGCGCCGCAGAACGCGCTCATCGCCGACCAGGAGGAGACGCTCTCGGACCTCGCGCGCGGCCTCGGGTTCGGCTCGCGCGTCTCCGTCGAGCAGTACACCGGCCGGCTCTCGAAGTCCGAGAAGCGTGACGTGCGCGACCGCCGGCCGACGGTCCTGCTCTCGAACCCGGACATGCTCCACTACGGGCTGCTCCCCTGGGCGTACAAGCACTGGGAGTGGTTCTTCGGGTCGCTGGAGACGGTCGTCATCGACGAGGTGCACGGCTACCGCGGCGTCTTCGGCAGCCACGTGTCGCTCGTGATGCGTCGGCTGAACCGGATCTGCGAGCGGTACGGCGCGGATCCGCAGTTCGTCTGCTGTTCGGCGACCATCGGCAACCCCGTCGAGCACGCGGCGCGCGCGACGAACCGGCCCGAATCGGACTTCACGCTCGTCGACGAGGACGCCTCCGCGCGGGGACCCCGTCGGTGGCTGCTGTGGAACCCGCCCGAATACGAGGGGCAGCAGGCCGACCGGCAGTCCGGCCGCCGGCGGTCGAGCCACACCGAGACGAAGCGGATCTTCTGCGACCTGGTGCAGGAGGGTCACCAGACGCTCGTGTTCACTCGCGCGCGCCAGACCGCCGAGCGCTACGCGAGCGACTCGGCGGCCGAACTCCGTCAGCGCGGCGAACACGACCTCGCGAGTCGGATCGAGGCGTACCAGGCGAGCCTCACCGACGAGCGCCGCCGAGAGATCGAGTCGGGACTCCACTCGGGGGCGGTCGCGGGCGCGTGGTCGACGAACGCGCTGGAACTCGGCGTCGACGTGGGCGGCCTCGACGCCGTGATCCTCGACGGCTACCCCGGAACCCGGATGTCGGCGTTCCAGCAGGCCGGGCGCGCGGGCCGGGGGAGCGACGACGCACTCGTCGTCATGGTCGCCGGCGAGGACCAACTCGACCAGTACCTGATGGGGAACCCCGACGACCTGTTCGAGGGGGATCCCGAACGCGCGATGGTCGACCCCGAGAACGGAGAGCTGCTACCGAGCCACGTCGCCAGCGCGGCCGACGAGAACTGGCTCCGCCCCGAAGACGGTACGCACTTCGGCGACAGCTTCGAGTCGGTCGTGGAGTCGCTGGAGGCGGACGGCGTCCTCGAACGGATGGACACCTCCCGGGGCGACCGCTGGACGTACGACGGCCCCGGGAGCGCCCAGCACTCGATGAGCCTCCGGACGATCGACGACCGCGAGGTCGACCTCATGGACGCCCGCTCGGACGACGTGATCGCGTCGCTGTCGTTCTCCGACGCCCTGCGCGACGCCCACCCCGGGGCGATCTACCACCACCAGGGCGAGACGTACGAGGTGCACGACCTCGACCTGGATCGGGACGTCGCCCGCCTGCGACCCACCTGGGCGGACTACTACACCCGCGTCCTGACCGAGAAGGACGTGACGGTGAACGAGGACCTGCGGGCGCGACCGTTCGACGCGCGCGAGGACACGGAGATCAGGTTCGCCGACATCACCGTGACCGAGCGGATCACCGGGTTCGAGCGCCGGGACGACTCGACCGGCGAGACGATGGGGGCGCAGCCGCTGGACCTGCCGGAGACCGAGTTGCGGACGCGGGCGCTGTACTACACCGTTCCCTCGGACCTGGAGCGGGAGATGCGAGCGCTGGATGGTGGCGACGGTGGAGGGAAGAGAGACGAGGGGGGCGGCGGAGGTGACGGAACCGATGGGGACAGCGGAACCGACGGAACCGAGGGTGACGACGGAGGCGGCGGGGACGGGGGAAGCGACGGGACCGGAGACGGCGAGCCCGCGAACCGCACCGGCTTCAACGGCGGGATCCACGCGGCCGAACACGGCTCGATCTCGCTCATGCCGCTTGACCTGCTGTGTGACCGCGCGGACATCGGCGGCGTCTCGACGCCGATGCACCCGCACACGGGACGACCCACCGTCTTCATCTACGACGGCTACCCCGGCGGCGTCGGCCTCACCCGGGCGGCGTACCGCGACGCCGACGACCTGCTCGCGCGCACGGCGCGACTGATCGCCGGCTGCGACTGCGCGGACGGCTGTCCCGCCTGCGTCCAGTCGCCCCACTGCGGGAACGCAAACGAACCGCTCTCGAAACCGGAGGCGGTCGTCCTGCTGAACGCGCTCGGCGGGACGGACGAACCCGTTCCGTCCCGTCCGGCAGACGAGTGA
- a CDS encoding ABC transporter substrate-binding protein: MTDTEPTRRDVLKGAGGVGAAGLAGLAGCMGIGGGGGGSPVEALHGWTGGDGATAAEALEEAFNEEYPDTELDMNPIGGGGNQNLDAVVANRLQNDNPPSTFANWPGPNLQRYEGVLGDISDLWEEAGFTDSHIDEAVDLHQFDGAFRAVPLGSHRLNCLFYNVSVVEEAGVDPDSLNSVSALVDALETVAQETDATPMTHGGSGTWTKTQLFGATLLGQAGYDEYMNFVEGDPSRDAVHGAFESLATIFENYINDDSASIGLTESNQNIIDGEAAFIHQGNWAAGAYRNADDFEYESDWGFKTFPGTEGMYTLHFDSFLFPSNNPSPESTRTWLEFVGNEAAQVAFNQYKGSIPTLTEVDMSEFGPYLQETREDFANADQRPPNIQHGLGITSEQRSTLNDVISSEFTGPYNVEAATDGFIDAVSN; encoded by the coding sequence ATGACGGACACGGAACCCACTCGACGAGACGTATTGAAGGGAGCCGGCGGCGTCGGTGCCGCGGGGCTCGCAGGACTGGCCGGCTGTATGGGCATCGGCGGCGGTGGCGGCGGCAGCCCGGTCGAAGCGCTTCACGGCTGGACCGGCGGCGACGGCGCGACGGCCGCCGAGGCGCTGGAGGAGGCGTTCAACGAGGAGTATCCGGACACGGAACTCGACATGAACCCCATCGGCGGGGGCGGCAACCAGAACCTCGACGCCGTCGTCGCCAACCGGCTCCAGAACGACAATCCCCCGAGCACGTTCGCCAACTGGCCGGGCCCGAACCTCCAGCGGTACGAGGGCGTGCTCGGTGACATCTCGGACCTCTGGGAGGAGGCGGGCTTCACCGACAGTCACATCGACGAGGCCGTCGACCTCCACCAGTTCGACGGCGCGTTCCGCGCGGTTCCGCTGGGCTCGCACCGGCTGAACTGCTTGTTCTACAACGTCTCCGTCGTCGAGGAGGCGGGCGTCGACCCCGACTCCCTGAACAGCGTCTCCGCGCTCGTCGACGCGCTGGAGACGGTCGCTCAGGAGACCGACGCGACGCCCATGACCCACGGCGGGAGCGGCACCTGGACGAAGACGCAGCTGTTCGGCGCGACGCTGCTCGGCCAGGCCGGCTACGACGAGTACATGAACTTCGTCGAGGGCGACCCCTCGCGCGACGCCGTGCACGGTGCCTTCGAGTCGCTCGCGACGATCTTCGAGAACTACATCAACGACGACTCGGCGTCGATCGGGCTGACGGAGTCCAATCAGAACATCATCGACGGCGAGGCGGCGTTCATCCACCAGGGCAACTGGGCCGCGGGTGCCTACCGCAACGCCGACGACTTCGAGTACGAGTCCGACTGGGGCTTCAAGACGTTCCCCGGCACGGAGGGCATGTACACCCTCCACTTCGACTCGTTCCTCTTCCCGTCGAACAACCCGTCCCCGGAGAGCACCCGGACGTGGCTGGAGTTCGTCGGCAACGAGGCAGCGCAGGTCGCGTTCAACCAGTACAAGGGCTCGATCCCGACCCTCACCGAGGTCGACATGAGCGAGTTCGGCCCGTACCTGCAGGAGACCCGCGAGGACTTCGCGAACGCCGACCAGCGCCCGCCGAACATCCAGCACGGCCTGGGTATCACGTCCGAGCAGCGCTCGACGCTGAACGACGTGATCTCCAGCGAGTTCACCGGCCCCTACAACGTCGAAGCAGCCACCGACGGCTTCATCGACGCCGTCAGCAACTGA
- the sod gene encoding superoxide dismutase: MSYELDPLPYDYDALEPHISEQVLTWHHDTHHQGYVNGWNSAEETLEENRDEGDFSSSAGAIRDVTHNSSGHILHDLFWQNMSPEGGDEPSGALADRIEEDFGSYEAWKGEFEAAAGNASGWALLVYDTFSNQLRNVVVDKHDQGAIWGGHPILALDVWEHSYYYDYGPARGDFVSAFFEVVDWDEPSDRYEQAVQLFE, from the coding sequence ATGAGCTACGAACTGGATCCGCTGCCGTACGACTACGACGCGCTCGAACCGCACATCTCCGAACAGGTGCTCACGTGGCATCACGACACCCATCACCAGGGCTACGTCAACGGCTGGAACTCCGCCGAGGAGACCCTCGAAGAGAATCGAGACGAGGGCGATTTCTCATCGTCTGCGGGCGCGATCCGCGACGTGACGCACAACTCCTCGGGCCACATCCTGCACGACCTGTTCTGGCAGAACATGAGCCCCGAGGGCGGCGACGAGCCGTCGGGTGCACTCGCCGACCGCATCGAAGAAGACTTCGGCTCCTACGAGGCCTGGAAGGGCGAGTTCGAGGCCGCCGCCGGCAACGCCTCCGGCTGGGCCCTGCTCGTGTACGACACCTTCAGCAACCAACTGCGGAACGTGGTCGTCGACAAGCACGACCAGGGCGCGATCTGGGGCGGCCACCCGATCCTCGCGCTGGACGTGTGGGAGCACTCCTACTACTACGACTACGGCCCCGCACGCGGCGACTTCGTCTCCGCGTTCTTCGAAGTCGTCGACTGGGACGAACCCAGCGACCGCTACGAGCAGGCCGTCCAGCTCTTCGAGTAG
- a CDS encoding CHY zinc finger protein, with protein sequence MERIVHGTLVRGVDVDSATRCAHYDGPRDVIALRFGCCESFVPCSACHDAVADHPAEPWPRERFDEPAVLCGGCGERLSVRAYLDCGFACPACGIEFNPGCASHYDRYFEGVEPRRSRESTTDG encoded by the coding sequence GTGGAACGGATAGTTCACGGCACGCTCGTTCGGGGCGTCGACGTCGACTCGGCGACGCGATGTGCCCACTACGACGGCCCGCGCGACGTGATCGCGCTCCGGTTCGGCTGCTGTGAGTCGTTCGTCCCGTGTTCGGCGTGTCACGACGCGGTCGCCGACCATCCCGCCGAGCCGTGGCCGCGAGAGCGGTTCGACGAGCCGGCGGTGCTGTGTGGCGGCTGCGGCGAGCGCCTCTCGGTCCGGGCGTATCTCGACTGCGGGTTCGCGTGTCCGGCGTGCGGGATCGAGTTCAATCCCGGCTGTGCGTCCCACTACGACCGCTACTTCGAGGGCGTCGAGCCGCGGAGGTCGAGGGAGTCGACGACAGACGGCTGA